In a genomic window of Quercus lobata isolate SW786 chromosome 4, ValleyOak3.0 Primary Assembly, whole genome shotgun sequence:
- the LOC115984738 gene encoding uncharacterized protein LOC115984738 — translation MTFRKSDQEKVKNTPLTLHLGESIKICDYPWLPSLEHPRVLSPVIDDLHEATVNCLFNPMSRSWDRDVVAGFFAPLEVDLILKIPLSPTNVEDKLIWPHVSNGVYTVKLGYRFLVKEKAGSRPSLQAKADSPSVWRRIWGLSVPNKVKNFLWRVCKEALPVKTNLVRRKVLTEDIYCHCFVLENGRNPKLFAVLVWTIWSRCNQLRTSNKLYPLSQVFPSTKQMLQDFTQAQPAISTPLPRPQRQPPKWEPPPSPLLKINFDGAIFKDKGEVGIRVVVRDSHGMVIASLAENIQLPSSSDEVEALAAVRAVTLAMDLNLPSFIVKGDSEVVIFALRKEEESFSSFGHLIS, via the exons ATGACATTCAGGAAATCAGAccaagaaaaagtgaaaaacacaCCACTAACTCTGCATCTGGGAGAATCTATCAAGATTTGCGACTACCCTTGGCTGCCTAGCTTAGAGCACCCGAGGGTCTTATCTCCAGTCATTGATGATTTACATGAAGCTACAGTAAACTGCCTATTCAACCCAATGAGTAGAAGTTGGGATAGGGATGTTGTGGCTGGTTTCTTTGCTCCTTTGGAAGTTGACTTGATACTAAAAATCCCACTTAGCCCTACAAATGTTGAAGACAAACTCATATGGCCCCATGTTTCCAATGGAGTGTATACGGTGAAGTTGGGTTATAGGTTCCTTGTTAAAGAAAAAGCTGGTTCACGGCCTTCTCTTCAAGCTAAGGCAGATTCTCCAAGTGTTTGGCGTCGGATATGGGGGCTTTCGGTGCCGAACAAAGTTAAAAACTTCCTATGGAGGGTGTGTAAGGAAGCTTTACCAGTTAAGACTAATCTGGTTCGTAGGAAAGTCTTAACCGAAGACATTTACTGCCACT GTTTCGTGTTGGAGAATGGTAGGAATCCTAAACTGTTCGCAGTTTTGGTGTGGACGATCTGGTCTAGGTGTAACCAGCTCCGAACAAGTAACAAGCTTTATCCGCTCTCTCAAGTTTTCCCTTCAACCAAACAGATGCTCCAAGATTTCACTCAAGCTCAACCAGCTATTTCTACTCCTTTGCCTCGGCCACAAAGGCAACCACCCAAGTGGGAGCCTCCTCCTTCACCTTTATTGAAGATCAACTTTGATGGAGCTATTTTTAAGGATAAGGGCGAGGTTGGAATAAGAGTGGTTGTACGTGATTCGCATGGGATGGTCATTGCCTCCTTGGCAGAAAACATTCAGCTCCCATCCTCATCAGATGAAGTGGAAGCATTAGCAGCAGTCCGAGCTGTCACCTTAGCAATGGACCTCAACCTACCCTCTTTTATTGTCAAGGGAGACTCAGAGGTGGTCATCTTTGCCTTAAGAAAGGAGGAAGaatctttctcttcttttggcC